From a region of the Sesamum indicum cultivar Zhongzhi No. 13 linkage group LG3, S_indicum_v1.0, whole genome shotgun sequence genome:
- the LOC105158172 gene encoding probable serine/threonine-protein kinase At1g54610 isoform X4 has translation MGCVLGKRAAGRRQTRRKPENDETRASESAAGAVQNGANERAEEKNNEEVSTAAGRRRRLPPAAPEFRLGPGVSTAAEGWPSWLVDVAGNVIKDWKPRRANTFEKLDKIGQGTYSNVYKARDLITGKVVALKKVRFDNLEPETVKFMAREILVLKRLNHPNVIKLEGLVISRMSSSLYLVFEYMEHDLAGLTAMQSVKFTEPEVKCYMKQLLSGLEHCHNNGVLHRDIKCSNLLIDNEGVLKIADFGLASFFDPEHKKPMTSRVVTLWYRPPELLLGDTYYGVGVDLWSAGCILAELLAGKPILRGRTEVEQLHKIFKLCGSPTEEYWKKSRLPNATLYKPQQPYKRCIMESFKEFPQSSLGLIDTLLSIDPDARGSATAALNSEFFTTEPYACEPSSLPKFPPSKEMDIKLRDEESRRQQGLHGKPHTIDGNRRGRVRDKVRAIPAPEANAELQTNLDRLWIMSDVKAKSKSEKFPPPHRDGAVGHPPDASQNGPISFAAAGSSFTSSIFDPKSSRSLRNNGASKSAASRRKNIKEEPHWAPSRQFIKAFYPSTIGWSMDFRFGRRSAVSENVGSRR, from the exons ATGGGGTGTGTTCTCGGCAAAAGAGCCGCCGGGAGAAGACAAACTCGCCGGAAGCCCGAAAACGATGAGACACGGGCTTCGGAATCCGCCGCCGGGGCCGTGCAGAACGGAGCCAACGAAAGAGCCGAGGAGAAGAACAACGAAGAGGTCTCCACCGCTGCTGGCCGACGGCGGAGGCTTCCGCCGGCGGCGCCGGAGTTCCGGCTGGGACCGGGCGTCTCCACTGCGGCGGAAGGGTGGCCTTCGTGGCTGGTTGACGTCGCCGGAAACGTGATCAAGGATTGGAAACCCCGGCGTGCCAACACCTTCGAGAAACTTGACAAG ATTGGGCAAGGGACATATAGCAATGTATACAAGGCCAGGGACTTGATCACTGGGAAGGTGGTGGCCCTGAAGAAAGTAAGGTTTGATAACCTTGAGCCGGAGACTGTGAAGTTCATGGCTAGAGAAATACTTGTGTTGAAACGCCTGAATCATCCCAATGTGATTAAGCTTGAAGGTCTTGTTATTTCAAGGATGTCCAGCAGTCTTTACCTTGTGTTTGAGTATATGGAGCACGATCTTGCTGGCCTTACTGCCATGCAAAGCGTCAAGTTCACTGAACCTGAG GTCAAATGCTATATGAAACAGTTACTTTCTGGTCTAGAGCACTGCCACAACAATGGTGTCCTACATCGTGATATTAAGTGCTCCAACTTGCTAATAGACAATGAAGGAGTCTTGAAAATAGCTGATTTTGGGCTAGCTTCTTTTTTTGATCCTGAACACAAGAAACCAATGACAAGTCGAGTTGTCACACTGTGGTACCGTCCTCCTGAACTCTTGTTAGGGGACACTTATTATGGTGTTGGTGTTGATTTGTGGAGCGCTGGCTGTATTCTGGCAGAATTGCTAGCTGGGAAGCCAATATTGAGGGGACGAACGGAG GTTGAGCAACTACAcaagatatttaaattatgtggTTCTCCGACTGAGGAATACTGGAAGAAATCCAGATTGCCAAATGCAACTCTTTATAAACCTCAACAACCTTATAAACGTTGCATAATGGAGTCATTTAAGGAATTTCCGCAATCTTCTCTTGGTCTGATAGACACTCTTCTTTCTATAGATCCTGATGCACGAGGCAGCGCTACTGCAGCATTGAATTCTGAA TTTTTTACAACTGAACCGTATGCCTGTGAGCCATCAAGCTTACCGAAATTTCCTCCTAGCAAGGAGATGGACATAAAACTGAGAGACGAAGAATCAAGAAG GCAGCAAGGTCTACATGGAAAACCTCACACAATTGATGGTAATAGACGAGGTAGAGTACGTGACAAGGTCCGTGCAATTCCTGCTCCAGAAGCTAATGCGGAACTCCAAACAAATTTGGAT AGGCTATGGATCATGTCAGATGTTAAAGCCAAGAGCAAGAGCGAAAAATTCCCACCGCCCCATCGGGATGGAGCAGTCGGCCATCCTCCCGATGCATCTCAAAATGGCCCTATATCATTTGCTGCAGCTGGTTCTTCATTTACCTCCTCAATTTTTGATCCAAAGTCATCAAGATCACTGCGAAACAACGGTGCATCTAAAAGTGCAGCTTCAAGGAGGAAAAACATTAAAGAAGAGCCTCACTGGGCTCCTTCTCGACAATTTATCAAAGCATTCTATCCATCCACCATTGGGTGGTCGATGGATTTCAGGTTCGGCCGTAGATCAGCAGTTTCAGAAAATGTTGGCAGTCGAAGGTAG
- the LOC105158172 gene encoding probable serine/threonine-protein kinase At1g54610 isoform X3, whose amino-acid sequence MGCVLGKRAAGRRQTRRKPENDETRASESAAGAVQNGANERAEEKNNEEVSTAAGRRRRLPPAAPEFRLGPGVSTAAEGWPSWLVDVAGNVIKDWKPRRANTFEKLDKIGQGTYSNVYKARDLITGKVVALKKVRFDNLEPETVKFMAREILVLKRLNHPNVIKLEGLVISRMSSSLYLVFEYMEHDLAGLTAMQSVKFTEPEVKCYMKQLLSGLEHCHNNGVLHRDIKCSNLLIDNEGVLKIADFGLASFFDPEHKKPMTSRVVTLWYRPPELLLGDTYYGVGVDLWSAGCILAELLAGKPILRGRTEVEQLHKIFKLCGSPTEEYWKKSRLPNATLYKPQQPYKRCIMESFKEFPQSSLGLIDTLLSIDPDARGSATAALNSEFFTTEPYACEPSSLPKFPPSKEMDIKLRDEESRSKVYMENLTQLMVIDEVEYVTRSVQFLLQKLMRNSKQIWIGYGSCQMLKPRARAKNSHRPIGMEQSAILPMHLKMALYHLLQLVLHLPPQFLIQSHQDHCETTVHLKVQLQGGKTLKKSLTGLLLDNLSKHSIHPPLGGRWISGSAVDQQFQKMLAVEGRAAGL is encoded by the exons ATGGGGTGTGTTCTCGGCAAAAGAGCCGCCGGGAGAAGACAAACTCGCCGGAAGCCCGAAAACGATGAGACACGGGCTTCGGAATCCGCCGCCGGGGCCGTGCAGAACGGAGCCAACGAAAGAGCCGAGGAGAAGAACAACGAAGAGGTCTCCACCGCTGCTGGCCGACGGCGGAGGCTTCCGCCGGCGGCGCCGGAGTTCCGGCTGGGACCGGGCGTCTCCACTGCGGCGGAAGGGTGGCCTTCGTGGCTGGTTGACGTCGCCGGAAACGTGATCAAGGATTGGAAACCCCGGCGTGCCAACACCTTCGAGAAACTTGACAAG ATTGGGCAAGGGACATATAGCAATGTATACAAGGCCAGGGACTTGATCACTGGGAAGGTGGTGGCCCTGAAGAAAGTAAGGTTTGATAACCTTGAGCCGGAGACTGTGAAGTTCATGGCTAGAGAAATACTTGTGTTGAAACGCCTGAATCATCCCAATGTGATTAAGCTTGAAGGTCTTGTTATTTCAAGGATGTCCAGCAGTCTTTACCTTGTGTTTGAGTATATGGAGCACGATCTTGCTGGCCTTACTGCCATGCAAAGCGTCAAGTTCACTGAACCTGAG GTCAAATGCTATATGAAACAGTTACTTTCTGGTCTAGAGCACTGCCACAACAATGGTGTCCTACATCGTGATATTAAGTGCTCCAACTTGCTAATAGACAATGAAGGAGTCTTGAAAATAGCTGATTTTGGGCTAGCTTCTTTTTTTGATCCTGAACACAAGAAACCAATGACAAGTCGAGTTGTCACACTGTGGTACCGTCCTCCTGAACTCTTGTTAGGGGACACTTATTATGGTGTTGGTGTTGATTTGTGGAGCGCTGGCTGTATTCTGGCAGAATTGCTAGCTGGGAAGCCAATATTGAGGGGACGAACGGAG GTTGAGCAACTACAcaagatatttaaattatgtggTTCTCCGACTGAGGAATACTGGAAGAAATCCAGATTGCCAAATGCAACTCTTTATAAACCTCAACAACCTTATAAACGTTGCATAATGGAGTCATTTAAGGAATTTCCGCAATCTTCTCTTGGTCTGATAGACACTCTTCTTTCTATAGATCCTGATGCACGAGGCAGCGCTACTGCAGCATTGAATTCTGAA TTTTTTACAACTGAACCGTATGCCTGTGAGCCATCAAGCTTACCGAAATTTCCTCCTAGCAAGGAGATGGACATAAAACTGAGAGACGAAGAATCAAGAAG CAAGGTCTACATGGAAAACCTCACACAATTGATGGTAATAGACGAGGTAGAGTACGTGACAAGGTCCGTGCAATTCCTGCTCCAGAAGCTAATGCGGAACTCCAAACAAATTTGGAT AGGCTATGGATCATGTCAGATGTTAAAGCCAAGAGCAAGAGCGAAAAATTCCCACCGCCCCATCGGGATGGAGCAGTCGGCCATCCTCCCGATGCATCTCAAAATGGCCCTATATCATTTGCTGCAGCTGGTTCTTCATTTACCTCCTCAATTTTTGATCCAAAGTCATCAAGATCACTGCGAAACAACGGTGCATCTAAAAGTGCAGCTTCAAGGAGGAAAAACATTAAAGAAGAGCCTCACTGGGCTCCTTCTCGACAATTTATCAAAGCATTCTATCCATCCACCATTGGGTGGTCGATGGATTTCAGGTTCGGCCGTAGATCAGCAGTTTCAGAAAATGTTGGCAGTCGAAGGTAGAGCCGCAGGCCTGtaa
- the LOC105158169 gene encoding ubiquitin-conjugating enzyme E2 27 isoform X2, which produces MVDFARVQKELQECNRDFQVSGIKVMPKGEANLAHLLGTIPGPIGTPYEGGTFKIDITLPDGYPFEPPKMKFATKVWHPNISSQSGAICLDILKDQWSPALTLKTALLSIQALLSAPEPDDPQDAVVAQQYLRDYQTFLGTARYWTEAFAMTSSLGVEEKVQKLVEMGFPEDLVRTTLENVGGDENLALEKLCST; this is translated from the exons ATGGTGGATTTTGCTCGGGTTCAGAAGGAGCTGCAAGAGTGCAACCGGGATTTTCAGGTATCAGGAATAAAGGTTATGCCGAAGGGCGAAGCCAACCTGGCTCACTTGCTTGGTACTATCCCCGGTCCGATTGGTACTCCCTACGAAGGCGGCACCTTCAAGATCGACATCACTTTGCCTG ATGGTTACCCCTTTGAGCCTCCAAAAATGAAGTTTGCCACTAAAGTATG GCATCCTAATATAAGCAGCCAAAGTGGAGCAATATGCTTGGATATACTGAAAGACCAGTGGAGCCCAGCACTGACTTTGAAAACGGCACTCCTTTCTATCCAAGCATTACTTTCAGCTCCTGAACCTGATGATCCCCAAGATGCCGTGGTAGCACAACAG TATCTCAGAGACTACCAGACATTTCTGGGAACAGCTCGTTATTGGACAGAAGCATTTGCAATGACATCGTCTCTTGGTGTTGAGGAAAAG GTGCAAAAGCTCGTGGAGATGGGATTTCCTGAAGATTTAGTAAGAACTACATTGGAGAATGTTGGCGGTGATGAAAACTTGGCTCTTGAGAAGCTTTGCTCTACTTGA
- the LOC105158170 gene encoding probable pectinesterase 8 (The sequence of the model RefSeq protein was modified relative to this genomic sequence to represent the inferred CDS: added 49 bases not found in genome assembly) codes for MTTKLISSLSIFFALLAALASTNFLSQHTLFLKHLLIHFNPQTLLSSLPFIVPTPIPFGCRHSHHHHHHHPSDERKTTKTICDDFPPDFPPPDTNTTSIFCVDSNGCCNFTTVQAAVDAVGVMSPKRTVIWINTGIYFEKVIIPKTKPNITFQGQGYTSTAIVWNDTANSSHGTFYSGSVQVFAPNFIAKNISFMNVAPIPGPGVVGAQAVALRIAGDQAAFWGCGFFGAQDTLHDDRGRHYFKDCYIQGSIDFIFGNAKSFYEGCHITSIASPVAPGARVINGAVTAHGRASKDENSGFAFVNCSIGGTGRIWLGRAWRPFSTVVFSYTSMTDIIAPEGWNDFNDPTRDLSIFYGEYNCTGDGANTTLRVPYAQRLNDTQASPFLNVSFVDADQWLQSYYT; via the exons atgactACTAAGctcatttcttctctttccatCTTCTTTGCCCTTCTTGCAGCCTTAGCATCCACAAACTTCTTGTCTCAACACACACTATTCCTCAAACACCTTCTCATCCATTTCAACCCTCAAACACTACTCTCCTCTCTGCCCTTCATCGTGCCTACTCCGATCCCCTTTGGCTGTCGCCACAGCCAccaccatcaccaccaccatcCTTCAGATGAAAGGAAGACAACCAAGACCATCTGTGACGATTTTCCACCCGATTTCCCCCCTCCCGACACTAACACAACGTCCATTTTCTGCGTTGATTCTAACGGATGCTGCAACTTCACCACTGTTCAAGCAGCAGTCGATGCAGTCGGTGTCATGAGCCCAAAACGGACCGTAATTTGGATCAATACTGGGATTTACTT CGAGAAAGTAATCATTCCGAAAACCAAGCCTAACATCACATTTCAAGGGCAAGGCTACACCTCAACGGCGATCGTGTGGAACGACACGGCCAACTCCTCCCACGGAACGTTCTACAGTGGTTCGGTTCAAGTTTTTGCGCCCAACTTTATTGCCAAAAACATAAGTTTTATG AATGTGGCTCCAATTCCAGGGCCTGGAGTGGTGGGAGCGCAGGCCGTAGCACTTAGAATAGCCGGAGATCAAGCTGCCTTCTGGGG CATTACTTCAAGGATTGCTATATCCAAGGCTCCATTGACTTCATTTTTGGGAATGCTAAGTCATTTTATGAG GGTTGTCATATAACTTCGATAGCCAGCCCGGTGGCGCCAGGGGCAAGAGTCATAAATGGAGCCGTGACGGCGCACGGGCGGGCCTCCAAGGACGAGAACAGCGGGTTCGCCTTCGTGAACTGCAGCATTGGGGGCACTGGAAGAATATGGTTGGGGCGGGCTTGGCGGCCTTTCTCCACTGTTGTCTTCTCATACACTAGTATGACTGATATCATTGCACCTGAGGGCTGGAACGATTTCAATGATCCCACCAGAGACCT GAGCATCTTCTATGGGGAGTACAATTGCACAGGTGATGGAGCAAATACAACATTGAGGGTGCCTTATGCACAAAGACTGAACGACACACAAGCTTCCCCATTTCTTAATGTTTCTTTCGTTGATGCCGATCAATGGCTCCAATCTTACTACACctaa
- the LOC105158172 gene encoding probable serine/threonine-protein kinase At1g54610 isoform X2: protein MGCVLGKRAAGRRQTRRKPENDETRASESAAGAVQNGANERAEEKNNEEVSTAAGRRRRLPPAAPEFRLGPGVSTAAEGWPSWLVDVAGNVIKDWKPRRANTFEKLDKIGQGTYSNVYKARDLITGKVVALKKVRFDNLEPETVKFMAREILVLKRLNHPNVIKLEGLVISRMSSSLYLVFEYMEHDLAGLTAMQSVKFTEPELIELAWLLVPRAEGPGVTDSLLLFLTIIRLSQVKCYMKQLLSGLEHCHNNGVLHRDIKCSNLLIDNEGVLKIADFGLASFFDPEHKKPMTSRVVTLWYRPPELLLGDTYYGVGVDLWSAGCILAELLAGKPILRGRTEVEQLHKIFKLCGSPTEEYWKKSRLPNATLYKPQQPYKRCIMESFKEFPQSSLGLIDTLLSIDPDARGSATAALNSEFFTTEPYACEPSSLPKFPPSKEMDIKLRDEESRRQQGLHGKPHTIDGNRRGRVRDKVRAIPAPEANAELQTNLDRLWIMSDVKAKSKSEKFPPPHRDGAVGHPPDASQNGPISFAAAGSSFTSSIFDPKSSRSLRNNGASKSAASRRKNIKEEPHWAPSRQFIKAFYPSTIGWSMDFRFGRRSAVSENVGSRR, encoded by the exons ATGGGGTGTGTTCTCGGCAAAAGAGCCGCCGGGAGAAGACAAACTCGCCGGAAGCCCGAAAACGATGAGACACGGGCTTCGGAATCCGCCGCCGGGGCCGTGCAGAACGGAGCCAACGAAAGAGCCGAGGAGAAGAACAACGAAGAGGTCTCCACCGCTGCTGGCCGACGGCGGAGGCTTCCGCCGGCGGCGCCGGAGTTCCGGCTGGGACCGGGCGTCTCCACTGCGGCGGAAGGGTGGCCTTCGTGGCTGGTTGACGTCGCCGGAAACGTGATCAAGGATTGGAAACCCCGGCGTGCCAACACCTTCGAGAAACTTGACAAG ATTGGGCAAGGGACATATAGCAATGTATACAAGGCCAGGGACTTGATCACTGGGAAGGTGGTGGCCCTGAAGAAAGTAAGGTTTGATAACCTTGAGCCGGAGACTGTGAAGTTCATGGCTAGAGAAATACTTGTGTTGAAACGCCTGAATCATCCCAATGTGATTAAGCTTGAAGGTCTTGTTATTTCAAGGATGTCCAGCAGTCTTTACCTTGTGTTTGAGTATATGGAGCACGATCTTGCTGGCCTTACTGCCATGCAAAGCGTCAAGTTCACTGAACCTGAG CTGATAGAACTTGCTTGGTTATTAGTCCCAAGAGCTGAAGGTCCAGGTGTCACTGACTCACTGCTATTGTTTCTTACGATTATTAGACTTTCACAG GTCAAATGCTATATGAAACAGTTACTTTCTGGTCTAGAGCACTGCCACAACAATGGTGTCCTACATCGTGATATTAAGTGCTCCAACTTGCTAATAGACAATGAAGGAGTCTTGAAAATAGCTGATTTTGGGCTAGCTTCTTTTTTTGATCCTGAACACAAGAAACCAATGACAAGTCGAGTTGTCACACTGTGGTACCGTCCTCCTGAACTCTTGTTAGGGGACACTTATTATGGTGTTGGTGTTGATTTGTGGAGCGCTGGCTGTATTCTGGCAGAATTGCTAGCTGGGAAGCCAATATTGAGGGGACGAACGGAG GTTGAGCAACTACAcaagatatttaaattatgtggTTCTCCGACTGAGGAATACTGGAAGAAATCCAGATTGCCAAATGCAACTCTTTATAAACCTCAACAACCTTATAAACGTTGCATAATGGAGTCATTTAAGGAATTTCCGCAATCTTCTCTTGGTCTGATAGACACTCTTCTTTCTATAGATCCTGATGCACGAGGCAGCGCTACTGCAGCATTGAATTCTGAA TTTTTTACAACTGAACCGTATGCCTGTGAGCCATCAAGCTTACCGAAATTTCCTCCTAGCAAGGAGATGGACATAAAACTGAGAGACGAAGAATCAAGAAG GCAGCAAGGTCTACATGGAAAACCTCACACAATTGATGGTAATAGACGAGGTAGAGTACGTGACAAGGTCCGTGCAATTCCTGCTCCAGAAGCTAATGCGGAACTCCAAACAAATTTGGAT AGGCTATGGATCATGTCAGATGTTAAAGCCAAGAGCAAGAGCGAAAAATTCCCACCGCCCCATCGGGATGGAGCAGTCGGCCATCCTCCCGATGCATCTCAAAATGGCCCTATATCATTTGCTGCAGCTGGTTCTTCATTTACCTCCTCAATTTTTGATCCAAAGTCATCAAGATCACTGCGAAACAACGGTGCATCTAAAAGTGCAGCTTCAAGGAGGAAAAACATTAAAGAAGAGCCTCACTGGGCTCCTTCTCGACAATTTATCAAAGCATTCTATCCATCCACCATTGGGTGGTCGATGGATTTCAGGTTCGGCCGTAGATCAGCAGTTTCAGAAAATGTTGGCAGTCGAAGGTAG
- the LOC105158169 gene encoding ubiquitin-conjugating enzyme E2 27 isoform X1, which translates to MVDFARVQKELQECNRDFQVSGIKVMPKGEANLAHLLGTIPGPIGTPYEGGTFKIDITLPAVKLPVFPIYVVSECYQLVFSWTKELLTFFLCADGYPFEPPKMKFATKVWHPNISSQSGAICLDILKDQWSPALTLKTALLSIQALLSAPEPDDPQDAVVAQQYLRDYQTFLGTARYWTEAFAMTSSLGVEEKVQKLVEMGFPEDLVRTTLENVGGDENLALEKLCST; encoded by the exons ATGGTGGATTTTGCTCGGGTTCAGAAGGAGCTGCAAGAGTGCAACCGGGATTTTCAGGTATCAGGAATAAAGGTTATGCCGAAGGGCGAAGCCAACCTGGCTCACTTGCTTGGTACTATCCCCGGTCCGATTGGTACTCCCTACGAAGGCGGCACCTTCAAGATCGACATCACTTTGCCTG CAGTCAAACTGCCGGTTTTTCCAATATATGTAGTGAGTGAGTGCTACCAATTGGTGTTTAGCTGGACAAAAGAACTTCTTACTTTTTTTCTCTGTGCAGATGGTTACCCCTTTGAGCCTCCAAAAATGAAGTTTGCCACTAAAGTATG GCATCCTAATATAAGCAGCCAAAGTGGAGCAATATGCTTGGATATACTGAAAGACCAGTGGAGCCCAGCACTGACTTTGAAAACGGCACTCCTTTCTATCCAAGCATTACTTTCAGCTCCTGAACCTGATGATCCCCAAGATGCCGTGGTAGCACAACAG TATCTCAGAGACTACCAGACATTTCTGGGAACAGCTCGTTATTGGACAGAAGCATTTGCAATGACATCGTCTCTTGGTGTTGAGGAAAAG GTGCAAAAGCTCGTGGAGATGGGATTTCCTGAAGATTTAGTAAGAACTACATTGGAGAATGTTGGCGGTGATGAAAACTTGGCTCTTGAGAAGCTTTGCTCTACTTGA
- the LOC105158172 gene encoding probable serine/threonine-protein kinase At1g54610 isoform X1 translates to MGCVLGKRAAGRRQTRRKPENDETRASESAAGAVQNGANERAEEKNNEEVSTAAGRRRRLPPAAPEFRLGPGVSTAAEGWPSWLVDVAGNVIKDWKPRRANTFEKLDKIGQGTYSNVYKARDLITGKVVALKKVRFDNLEPETVKFMAREILVLKRLNHPNVIKLEGLVISRMSSSLYLVFEYMEHDLAGLTAMQSVKFTEPELIELAWLLVPRAEGPGVTDSLLLFLTIIRLSQVKCYMKQLLSGLEHCHNNGVLHRDIKCSNLLIDNEGVLKIADFGLASFFDPEHKKPMTSRVVTLWYRPPELLLGDTYYGVGVDLWSAGCILAELLAGKPILRGRTEVEQLHKIFKLCGSPTEEYWKKSRLPNATLYKPQQPYKRCIMESFKEFPQSSLGLIDTLLSIDPDARGSATAALNSEFFTTEPYACEPSSLPKFPPSKEMDIKLRDEESRSKVYMENLTQLMVIDEVEYVTRSVQFLLQKLMRNSKQIWIGYGSCQMLKPRARAKNSHRPIGMEQSAILPMHLKMALYHLLQLVLHLPPQFLIQSHQDHCETTVHLKVQLQGGKTLKKSLTGLLLDNLSKHSIHPPLGGRWISGSAVDQQFQKMLAVEGRAAGL, encoded by the exons ATGGGGTGTGTTCTCGGCAAAAGAGCCGCCGGGAGAAGACAAACTCGCCGGAAGCCCGAAAACGATGAGACACGGGCTTCGGAATCCGCCGCCGGGGCCGTGCAGAACGGAGCCAACGAAAGAGCCGAGGAGAAGAACAACGAAGAGGTCTCCACCGCTGCTGGCCGACGGCGGAGGCTTCCGCCGGCGGCGCCGGAGTTCCGGCTGGGACCGGGCGTCTCCACTGCGGCGGAAGGGTGGCCTTCGTGGCTGGTTGACGTCGCCGGAAACGTGATCAAGGATTGGAAACCCCGGCGTGCCAACACCTTCGAGAAACTTGACAAG ATTGGGCAAGGGACATATAGCAATGTATACAAGGCCAGGGACTTGATCACTGGGAAGGTGGTGGCCCTGAAGAAAGTAAGGTTTGATAACCTTGAGCCGGAGACTGTGAAGTTCATGGCTAGAGAAATACTTGTGTTGAAACGCCTGAATCATCCCAATGTGATTAAGCTTGAAGGTCTTGTTATTTCAAGGATGTCCAGCAGTCTTTACCTTGTGTTTGAGTATATGGAGCACGATCTTGCTGGCCTTACTGCCATGCAAAGCGTCAAGTTCACTGAACCTGAG CTGATAGAACTTGCTTGGTTATTAGTCCCAAGAGCTGAAGGTCCAGGTGTCACTGACTCACTGCTATTGTTTCTTACGATTATTAGACTTTCACAG GTCAAATGCTATATGAAACAGTTACTTTCTGGTCTAGAGCACTGCCACAACAATGGTGTCCTACATCGTGATATTAAGTGCTCCAACTTGCTAATAGACAATGAAGGAGTCTTGAAAATAGCTGATTTTGGGCTAGCTTCTTTTTTTGATCCTGAACACAAGAAACCAATGACAAGTCGAGTTGTCACACTGTGGTACCGTCCTCCTGAACTCTTGTTAGGGGACACTTATTATGGTGTTGGTGTTGATTTGTGGAGCGCTGGCTGTATTCTGGCAGAATTGCTAGCTGGGAAGCCAATATTGAGGGGACGAACGGAG GTTGAGCAACTACAcaagatatttaaattatgtggTTCTCCGACTGAGGAATACTGGAAGAAATCCAGATTGCCAAATGCAACTCTTTATAAACCTCAACAACCTTATAAACGTTGCATAATGGAGTCATTTAAGGAATTTCCGCAATCTTCTCTTGGTCTGATAGACACTCTTCTTTCTATAGATCCTGATGCACGAGGCAGCGCTACTGCAGCATTGAATTCTGAA TTTTTTACAACTGAACCGTATGCCTGTGAGCCATCAAGCTTACCGAAATTTCCTCCTAGCAAGGAGATGGACATAAAACTGAGAGACGAAGAATCAAGAAG CAAGGTCTACATGGAAAACCTCACACAATTGATGGTAATAGACGAGGTAGAGTACGTGACAAGGTCCGTGCAATTCCTGCTCCAGAAGCTAATGCGGAACTCCAAACAAATTTGGAT AGGCTATGGATCATGTCAGATGTTAAAGCCAAGAGCAAGAGCGAAAAATTCCCACCGCCCCATCGGGATGGAGCAGTCGGCCATCCTCCCGATGCATCTCAAAATGGCCCTATATCATTTGCTGCAGCTGGTTCTTCATTTACCTCCTCAATTTTTGATCCAAAGTCATCAAGATCACTGCGAAACAACGGTGCATCTAAAAGTGCAGCTTCAAGGAGGAAAAACATTAAAGAAGAGCCTCACTGGGCTCCTTCTCGACAATTTATCAAAGCATTCTATCCATCCACCATTGGGTGGTCGATGGATTTCAGGTTCGGCCGTAGATCAGCAGTTTCAGAAAATGTTGGCAGTCGAAGGTAGAGCCGCAGGCCTGtaa